A window of Castanea sativa cultivar Marrone di Chiusa Pesio chromosome 1, ASM4071231v1 contains these coding sequences:
- the LOC142609589 gene encoding glutamate receptor 2.9-like produces the protein MSMTMTNQKPLLSKFLSFLLLSLSLCGYDPLMMANGLIPVGVVLDLKSPVGRVAERYMSMALSDFYAVNHNYSTRLSLLTKDSGNDVIAVASAALDLIKNEEVQAIIGPQRSAQARFVIELGRKSQVPIISFSATSPFLSPSQNPFFIRTTQDESAQVKAIADIVKAFGWWEIVLIYEDTEYGNGLIPYLMDALQEIGTRVPYRSVIPPSSNNAEISEELNKLKANHTRIFLVHMTASLGSKLFVLAKNAEMMSEGYAWIITQGLSSLLDPMGSKVMDSMQGVLGIRPYLFPSKQLKDFERKWKRNLTSIKTKTKSTTSLNLFGLCAYDTVWALAMAVEKIGIVHSSFLKKNASDSNVDLGALGIFEMGTRLRNTILTTKFQGLSGNFNLVKGELEPSAFELFNIIEKTEIIIGYWTQERGFSKDLNDTGEEVYSTSKKRLKPLIWPGYTIDQPMKLRIGIPVKKCFQEFLKVDWNSPTGDKPSISGFAIDVFHAVLDALPFPLPHEFIPYTNKHRQSNGTYDELLYQIKTHKYDAVVGDITIMPHRSVYVDFTLPYTESGLSMVVLVKDDESKNLWIFLKPLSLNLWLTTGATFIFTGLVVWVLEHRVNSEFRGSPKEQLGLIFWFSFSTLAFAHREKVVNNWSRFVLIIWIFVVLILTQSYTASLTSMLTIQRLQPTFVDVKEIKKNGYFVGYQKDSSIKVFLINQLGFHESKLKPYETPEEYDEALSNGTHYGGVAAIFDEIPYLKLFIAKYCSKYTMVGPIHKIDGGFGFAFQQRSPLVPYISKAIFNVTQDKDKIEAIEKKYFSSKTACEDQSTTISSHSHSLGVDSFGGLFLITGITSMVSLLIYVSNFVYSHWPVSDDNNSIGNSFWSKLVELAKHFDQKDLSLHDFKREESRVHAVVNPNVFDPSPRPSIDEMQSHSRNSIEGANDVVIHDDNKSLSSSSRHGDASMQDVHNSS, from the exons CATTGGATTTAAtaaagaatgaagaagtacaGGCTATTATAGGACCTCAAAGGTCAGCACAAGCAAGGTTTGTCATAGAACTTGGCCGCAAATCTCAGGTTCCCATAATTTCCTTTTCAGCCACAAGTCCCTTTCTTTCTCCATCCCAAAACCCATTTTTCATACGAACAACTCAAGATGAGTCCGCACAGGTTAAAGCCATAGCAGACATTGTTAAAGCCTTTGGTTGGTGGGAAATTGTCCTTATCTATGAAGACACAGAGTATGGCAATGGTTTAATTCCATATTTAATGGACGCGTTACAAGAGATTGGCACTCGGGTACCTTACAGAAGTGTCATTCCTCCATCTTCTAATAATGCTGAAATCAGTGAAGAGCTTAACAAGTTAAAGGCAAATCATACAAGAATATTTCTTGTGCACATGACTGCTTCACTTGGCTCCAAGCTCTTTGTACTTGCAAAGAATGCAGAAATGATGAGCGAAGGATATGCATGGATCATCACACAAGGATTATCATCTTTGCTAGATCCTATGGGCTCAAAGGTCATGGACTCGATGCAAGGCGTATTGGGAATAAGGCCATACTTATTTCCATCAAAACAACTTAaagattttgaaagaaaatggaagagAAATTTAACctcaatcaaaacaaaaacaaagagtaCTACTAGCTTAAACCTATTTGGATTATGCGCATATGATACGGTTTGGGCATTGGCTATGGCGGTGGAGAAGATTGGCATAGTGCATTCTAGCTTCTTGAAGAAAAATGCTAGTGACAGTAATGTTGATCTTGGAGCCTTAGGCATTTTTGAAATGGGTACAAGGCTTCGCAACACAATTCTAACTACTAAATTTCAAGGCCTTAGTGGGAATTTCAATTTGGTTAAGGGAGAGTTGGAGCCTTCAGCCTTTGAATTGTtcaatataatagaaaaaactGAGATTATTATTGGATATTGGACTCAAGAGAGAGGATTTTCAAAAGATTTGAATGATACTGGTGAAGAGGTATACTCAACTTCAAAGAAGAGACTTAAACCACTGATCTGGCCAGGATACACAATAGACCAACCTATGAAGTTAAGAATTGGAATTCCAgtgaaaaaatgttttcaagaaTTCTTGAAAGTGGATTGGAATTCTCCTACTGGTGATAAGCCTAGCATATCAGGGTTTGCCATTGATGTGTTCCATGCTGTACTAGATGCATTACCATTCCCCCTTCCTCATGAGTTTATTCCCTACACAAATAAACATAGGCAGAGTAATGGGACATACGATGAACTACTTTACCAAATTAAAACTCAT AAGTATGACGCAGTTGTTGGAGACATAACAATTATGCCTCATCGCTCCGTATATGTAGATTTCACTTTGCCTTATACAGAATCAGGATTATCAATGGTGGTTTTGGTGAAAGATGATGAAAGCAAAAACTTGTGGATTTTCTTAAAGCCACTAAGCTTGAATTTATGGTTAACAACTGGTgcaacattcatttttacagGTTTGGTAGTATGGGTTCTTGAACACCGTGTAAACTCTGAGTTTAGAGGCTCTCCAAAGGAACAACTTGGCTTGATTTTCTGGTTCTCCTTCTCAACACTCGCCTTTGCTCATA GGGAGAAAGTCGTAAATAATTGGTCAAGATTTGTGCTAATCATATGGATTTTTGTGGTACTCATCCTTACTCAAAGTTATACGGCAAGCTTAACCTCAATGTTGACAATACAAAGATTGCAGCCTACATTTGTTGATGTTAAGGAGATTAAAAAGAATGGTTATTTTGTTGGATATCAAAAGGATTCCTCTATCAAGGTGTTTCTTATAAATCAATTAGGTTTCCATGAGTCCAAGTTGAAGCCGTATGAAACCCCTGAGGAGTACGACGAAGCACTGTCAAATGGAACCCACTATGGTGGGGTTGCAGCCATTTTTGATGAAATTCCCTATTTGAAGTTGTTCATTGCAAAGTATTGCTCTAAGTATACCATGGTCGGACCCATCCACAAAATCGATGGTGGATTTGGCTTT GCTTTCCAACAACGATCTCCTTTAGTCCCTTACATTTCGAAGGCAATTTTTAATGTCActcaagataaagataaaattgaagCTATTGAGAAGAAGTACTTTTCAAGTAAAACTGCTTGTGAAGATCAGAGCACCACAATCTCTTCACATAGTCATAGTCTTGGCGTGGACAGCTTCGGGGGCCTCTTCCTCATCACAGGAATCACTTCTATGGTTTCACTCTTGATTTACGTGTCTAACTTCGTTTACTCCCACTGGCCAGTTTCAGATGACAACAATAGTATTGGCAACTCCTTTTGGTCCAAATTAGTTGAATTGGCAAAACATTTTGACCAAAAAGATCTCTCTTTACATGACTTCAAAAGAGAAGAATCAAGGGTACATGCTGTAGTCAATCCTAACGTTTTTGACCCTTCACCTAGACCTAGTATTGATGAGATGCAGAGCCACTCAAGGAATTCCATTGAAGGAGCAAATGATGTGGTTATACACGATGACAACAAAAGTCTTTCTTCAAGCTCAAGGCATGGAGATGCATCTATGCAGGATGTACACAATTCATCATAG
- the LOC142639913 gene encoding glucan endo-1,3-beta-D-glucosidase-like has product MLCFSQNQNQSMERLAFSCLVLFISLLPVADAGSIGVNYGRIANNLPSASKVVSLLKSQGLNRVKLFDSDPAVLKALSGSGIKVTVGLPNELLFAAAAGNKSFASTWVQKNVAAYHPSTQIEAIAVGNEVFVDPHNTTRSRYLIPAMKNLHDALVKNNFTNDIKISSPIAFTALQNSYPSSAGSFRPDLVEPVFKPLLDFLRQTGSYLMVNAYPFFAYGSNSHDIPLDYALFRENPGVVDAGNGLRYFSLFDAQIDAVFAAMSALKYDDIKVVVTETGWPSKGDENEVGASIPNAASYNGNLVRRILSGGGTPLRPKADLTVYLFALFNENKKNGSTSERNYGLFYPTEDKVYDIPFYPTNTPSGNTWCVAKGDVGKEKLQSALEYACGEGGADCHPIQPGATCYNPNTVEAHASFAFNSFYQKKNRGMGTCYFGGAAYVVSQPPRYGSCEFPTGY; this is encoded by the coding sequence ATGCTCTGTTTCTCTCAGAACCAGAACCAGAGTATGGAGCGCCTAGCTTTCTCTTGCCTCGTCTTGTTCATTTCTCTCCTCCCAGTCGCAGATGCGGGTTCCATAGGAGTGAACTATGGTAGAATCGCAAACAACCTTCCCTCAGCATCAAAGGTTGTGTCGCTTCTCAAATCTCAGGGTCTAAATCGGGTCAAGCTCTTCGACTCCGACCCTGCAGTCCTCAAAGCCTTATCCGGATCCGGCATCAAAGTCACCGTGGGCCTCCCAAACGAGCTCCTTTTCGCCGCCGCCGCCGGAAACAAATCCTTCGCCTCCACATGGGTCCAGAAGAATGTCGCTGCCTACCACCCTTCAACACAAATCGAAGCCATTGCTGTAGGCAACGAAGTCTTCGTCGACCCACATAACACAACCCGGTCCCGGTACCTCATACCCGCAATGAAAAACCTCCATGACGCTCTCGTTAAGAACAACTTCACTAATGACATCAAAATCTCTTCCCCTATAGCTTTCACCGCACTTCAAAACTCTTACCCTTCTTCAGCCGGGTCTTTCCGACCCGATCTAGTAGAACCCGTTTTCAAACCCTTGTTGGATTTCCTTCGCCAAACCGGGTCGTACCTCATGGTTAATGCCTACCCATTTTTCGCTTACGGGTCGAACTCCCACGACATCCCCTTAGACTACGCTTTGTTCCGTGAAAACCCGGGTGTAGTGGATGCGGGTAACGGGTTAAGATATTTTAGCTTATTCGACGCTCAAATCGACGCCGTTTTTGCCGCCATGTCAGCATTGAAATACGACGATATTAAGGTTGTCGTAACGGAAACGGGTTGGCCTTCTAAAGGAGACGAAAACGAAGTAGGCGCGTCGATTCCAAACGCCGCTTCTTATAACGGAAATCTGGTCCGTCGGATTTTGAGTGGAGGTGGGACACCGTTGAGACCTAAAGCGGATCTGACCGTTTATTTGTTCGCTCTTTTCAACGAGAACAAGAAGAACGGTTCCACATCGGAGCGTAACTACGGGCTGTTTTACCCTACTGAGGACAAAGTTTACGACATACCGTTTTACCCTACGAATACTCCGTCAGGGAACACGTGGTGCGTGGCGAAGGGTGATGTGGGGAAAGAGAAGCTGCAGTCGGCTCTAGAATATGCTTGTGGTGAGGGTGGTGCTGACTGCCATCCGATCCAGCCAGGTGCCACGTGTTATAATCCTAATACTGTAGAGGCCCACGCTTCGTTCGCGTTCAACAGTTTTTATCAGAAGAAGAACCGTGGCATGGGTACCTGTTATTTTGGAGGAGCGGCTTATGTGGTCTCTCAACCCCCTAGATATGGAAGTTGCGAGTTCCCCACGGGATACTGa
- the LOC142621471 gene encoding methionine S-methyltransferase yields MGSVDEFLKECSKSGDAAYGAFRSVLERLEDPNTRVQARIFLSDLQKRFPSKDDSLQCFHTYHFRIEDIYLDQFQGYRGRKKLTTMVIPSIFVPEDWSFTFYEGLNRHPDSIFKDKTVAELGCGNGWISIAIAEKWLPSKVYGLDINPRAVKVSWINLYLNALDEKGQPVYDEEKKTLLDRVEFHESDLLSYCKDNGIQLERIVGCIPQILNPNPDAMSKMITENASEEFLYSLSNYCALQGFVEDQFGLGLIARAVEEGIAVIKPLGILIFNMGGRPGQAVCKRLFERRGFCVNKIWQTKVIQAADTDISALVEIEKNSPHRFEFFMGLSGDQPICARTAWAYGKAGGSISHALSVYSCQLRQPNQVKTIFEFLKNGFHDISSSLDLYFEDDSVADEKIPFLAYLARILKENSFFPYEPPAGSKLFRNLIAGFMKTYHHVPLNADNIVVFPSRAVAIENALRLFSPRLAVVDEHLTRHLPRPWLTSLVIENTGSDNPSQDILTVIEAPRQSDLMIEVIKKLKPQVVVTGIAHFEAVTSSAFEHLLSITREIGCRLFLDISDNFELSSLPGSSGVLKYLAGTRLPSHAAIICGLVKNRVYSDLEAAFIISEEEAIFKALSKTVELLEGITAPINQYYYGCLFHELLSFQLADRRPSVKRESQKCDSVEMIGFASSAISVLNNSELSINEADNTALIHMDVDQSFLPIPSAVKAAIFESFARQNMADSEIDVTSSIKHFIKRNYGFSTDSSTEFVFADSSLALFNKVVLCCIQEGGTLCFPAGSNGNYVSAAKFLKANIANIPTKCEDGFKLTEKILSEVLDTVNKPWVFISGPTVNPTGLLYNNKEIGNVLSTCAKFGARVVIDTSFSGLEFDSESWGGWDLDGSLSKLSCSANPSFGVSLLGGLSLKMLTGALKFGFLVLNQTPLVDTFHNFPGFSKPHSTVKYAIKKLLGLGEQKSGYFLDGVAEQIRNLRSRSKRLKETLENCGWDVLESCAGVSMVAKPSAYLNKIVKLKKSPKDGGSTENDATYEVKLDDINIREAIFKSTGLCINSSSWTGIPGYCRFTIALEESEFERALDCIIKFKESVPGSL; encoded by the exons GCTATCGGGGAAGGAAGAAATTGACAACAATGGTGATCCCCAGCATTTTTGTTCCAGAAGACTGGTCCTTCACTTTCTATGAAGGACTGAATCGACACCCAGATTCTATCTTCAAGGACAAGACAGTTGCTGAACTTGGTTGTGGAAATGGATGGATATCCATTGCCATTGCTGAGAAGTGGTTGCCATCAAAG GTGTATGGCCTTGATATCAATCCTCGAGCAGTAAAGGTTTCTTGGATAAACTTATACTTGAATGCTTTGGATGAGAAAGGTCAACCTGTttatgatgaagagaagaaaacatTGCTGGACAGGGTGGAGTTTCATGAATCTGATCTACTCTCTTATTGTAAAGATAATGGCATTCAACTTGAACGAATTGTTGGATGCATACCTCAG ATTCTTAACCCAAATCCTGATGCAATGTCTAAGATGATTACTGAAAATGCGAGCGAGGAATTTCTGTATTCGTTGAGTAACTACTGTGCACTTCAG gGTTTTGTTGAGGACCAGTTTGGCTTAGGTCTAATTGCAAGGGCAGTTGAGGAAGGAATAGCTGTCATTAAACCTTTGGGGATTTTAATCTTCAATATGGGAGGCCGTCCAGGACAAGCTGTTTGTAAACGCTTGTTTGAGCGTCGTGGTTTCTGTGTTAACAAGATTTGGCAGACTAAAGTTATTCAG GCTGCTGATACAGATATTTCAGCCTTGGTTGAAATTGAGAAGAACAGTCCACACCGTTTTGAGTTCTTCATGGGGCTTTCTGGAGATCAGCCTATTTGTGCTCGAACAGCATGGGCCTATGGGAAGGCTGGGGGCAGTATTTCTCATGCTTTATCAGTTTACAGTTGCCAGCTTCGTCAACCAAATCAG GTCAAGACAATTTTTGAGTTCCTTAAAAATGGCTTCCATGACATCAGCAGTTCTTTAGACTTATATTTTGAAGATGATTCTGTTGCTGATGAGAAGATTCCATTCCTAGCTTATCTTGCCAGAATCTTGAAAGAGAATTCCTTTTTCCCATACGAGCCACCAGCTGGAAGCAAACTATTTCGTAATCTCATTGCTGGCTTTATGAAAACATATCACCATGTTCCACTGAATGCTGAT AACATTGTTGTCTTTCCTTCAAGGGCAGTGGCAATTGAGAATGCTCTTAGGTTGTTCTCACCCCGTCTTGCAGTTGTTGATGAACATCTGACCCGGCACCTACCTAGGCCATGGCTAACATCTTTGGTAATTGAG AATACAGGAAGTGATAACCCTTCGCAGGATATACTTACAGTCATTGAAGCACCACGTCAATCAGATTTGATGATAGAGGTGATCAAGAAGTTAAAACCACAGGTGGTGGTCACTGGGATAGCTCATTTTGAGGCCGTTACCAGTTCAGCATTTGAGCACCTTTTAAGTATTACGAGAGAAATTGGATGTCGTCTTTTCTTAGACATATCTGATAATTTTGAGCTATCCAGCCTCCCAGGTTCCAGTGGTGTCCTCAAATACCTTGCAGGAACTCGTCTACCCTCACATGCAGCAATTATCTGTGGCCTAGTAAAAAATCGg GTTTATTCAGATCTGGAAGCAGCTTTCATCATTTCAGAAGAAGAGGCCATCTTCAAGGCATTGTCCAAGACTGTAGAACTACTAGAGGGGATCACTGCACCAATTAATCAATATTACTATGGTTGTCTTTTCCATGAGCTTCTATCTTTTCAACTGGCTGACCGACGTCCATCTGTTAAG AGGGAAAGTCAAAAATGCGACTCGGTCGAGATGATTGGATTTGCCAGTTCAGCCATCTCAGTCTTAAATAACTCAGAGTTGTCAATCAATGAGGCAGATAACACAGCCCTGATTCACATGGATGTCGATCAAAGCTTTTTGCCCATACCGTCTGCTGTAAAGGCTGCGATCTTCGAAAGTTTTGCAAGGCAAAACATGGCTGATTCAGAAATTGATGTCACCTCTAGCATCAAACATTTTATCAAGAGAAATTATGGGTTTTCAACTGATAGCAGTACAGAATTTGTATTTGCTGACAGCTCGCTAGCTCTGTTTAATAAGGTGGTCCTCTGCTGTATTCAAGAAGGTGGAACTTTATGCTTCCCAGCTGGCTCAAATGGAAACTATGTTTCTGCCGCCAAATTTCTAAAAGCAAACATTGCAAATATACCTACTAAGTGTGAAGATGGATTTAAGCTGACAGAGAAGATACTTTCTGAAGTACTTGATACTGTAAATAAGCCATGGGTATTCATTTCTGGACCAACAGTCAACCCAACTGGCTTGCTTTATAACAACAAAGAGATAGGAAATGTTTTATCTACTTGTGCTAAATTCGGGGcaagagttgtaattgatacTTCATTTTCGGGTTTGGAATTTGATTCTGAAAGTTGGGGTGGCTGGGATTTGGATGGAAGCTTGTCAAAGCTTTCTTGTTCTGCAAATCCCTCTTTTGGTGTCTCTCTGCTTGGAGGACTGTCTCTTAAGATGCTGACTGGAGCACTCAAATTCGGGTTCCTTGTTCTAAACCAAACTCCCTTGGTTGACACATTTCATAATTTCCCTGGATTTAGCAAACCTCATAGTACTGTTAAATATGCTATAAAGAAGCTATTGGGTTTGGGGGAGCAGAAATCAGGATACTTTTTGGATGGTGTTGCTGAACAGATAAGGAATTTGAGAAGTAGATCTAAACGATTAAAAGAG ACACTTGAAAACTGTGGGTGGGATGTTCTTGAATCCTGCGCTGGTGTTTCCATGGTGGCCAAGCCCTCTGCCTATCTCAACAAGATTGTTAAGCTCAAGAAATCGCCTAAAGACGGAGGAAGCACAGAAAATGATGCAACTTATGAAGTCAAGCTTGATGACATAAATATCAGGGAAGCCATCTTCAAATCCACTGGTTTGTGCATCAACAGCAGCTCATGGACTGGGATTCCTGGCTATTGCAGGTTCACAATTGCTTTAGAAGAAAGCGAATTTGAACGGGCATTGGATTGCATTATCAAATTCAAAGAATCAGTGCCTGGATCACTTTGA